A region of the Fibrobacterota bacterium genome:
ATCCATACCATCTATATCTGGACCCATGACGCCTTCCGCGTCGGCGAAGACGGGCCCACCCATCAGCCCATCGAGCAGGAGCTGCAGATCCGCCTGCTGGAGAAAATGAAGAACCTGGAAGGGCATCGCAGCGTCCTGATCCTAAGGCCTTGCGACGGCGCCGAAACCACGGTGGCCTGGAAGATGGCCCTCGAGGCAAAGATTCCGGTCGGCCTCATCCTTACCCGCCAGCCGGTCAACGACATCCCGGCCAAGAGCGGAGCCAACCGCTTCCAGGAAGCCTTGGCGGGCGCGTCCAAAGGCGCCTATATCGTAAAGGACGCGGGCGGCAAGCCGGATCTGGTGCTGGTCGCCAACGGTTCGGAAGTCTCCCTGCTGATGGAAGGCGCCGAGCTTTTGGCCAAGCAGAAGGGCCTCAAGGTGCAGGTGGTTTCGGCCATCTCCGAAGGCCTGTTCAAGGAACAATCGCCCCAATACCGGGAGACGGTGCTGCCCATGACCGCGCCCACCTTGGGTTGGACCGCCGGGCTGCCCGCCAACCTGCAAGGCCTGGTCGGGCCCTTGGGCCAGGTTTACGGCATGGAGCGTTTCGGCGCTTCGGCCCCGTTCAAGGTCCTGGACGAGAAGTTCGGTTATACCGCGGCCAACGTGGTGGCGGTGGCCGAGAAGTATCTCTCGGAATATAAGGACGTCTTGCGCAGACTGGTAACCGTCGCCGGTTAAGACGCAGCGGCATCGACGATAAGCGGAGGCCGGGGCATCAGCCCCGGCTTTTTTCGTTTAGAAATACCTGGAGGATGTCATGCGCTCTAGGGCCCGAAGAAGCCCTTCACCGAAACCCCCACAGTATCGGTGATGGCCGCGTTATCGTCGGAAATGATGAACACGTTGACGTCCCCGCGCGAAACCGGATGGATGGAAGACCCGTTCACGCTGGCGATGGTCGGATCCTCGGAGACCATATGCCAATTCTTGTTGGACGCGTCCGAAGGGGAAATCGAGACCGGTACCTGATAATCCGGATCGCCGAACCGGAAGCTGATGTCCGCCCCGCCATCGATGCCGGTCACGGGATTGGTCACCGTAACCGTGAAGGTACCCGTCTTCCCGTCATCGGCCGATGTCACCGTCAATACGACGGATCCCGCGCCTACGGCATGTACCCGATTGGCGACCACGGTCGCGATGCCGCTGCTGCCTCCGCTCAGGGTATAACCCTTATTGCTGGCATTGCCCGGGTTCCAGGTAATCACCGGATCCCTATCCGCGTCGCCTCGGCGCATGGCCAGGTTGGCTGCCGAGACAGAAACCACCGGTTGGACCAAGGTGACGGCGAAGGTAGCCGTCTTGCCGCCGTCCCCGGAGGTGACCGTGGCGTTCGCGGTCCCGGGAGCGACGCCATGGAGTTTATTCGAAACGATGGTGAGCAAAGCGGTATTCGTCGAGGCCAAGGTATAAGACTTGTTCGTCGCATTGGCGGGAGTCCAGGCGAGGATCGGATCCTTGTCCCCTTCCCCTATCCGCAAGCTCAGGTCCGAGGCCGAAACGGAAGCCACCGGTATCGTCACGGTTACCGTAAAGGTCGCCGTCTTGGTGGTATCGTAGACGCTTTTCGCGGTGAAGGTGGCCGTGCCTCCGCCCACCGCGTGGAGCTTGTTGCCGCCCGCCACCGTCGCCACCGAGGTGTTGCCGCTGGCCAAGGTGAAAGCCTTATCGCTGGCATCGCTTGGATTCACGCTGATTGGCGCGGCCGTATCCGCTCCACCCACCTTCATGTTGACGTTGGCGAGGGTCGCGGTCAGGCTGGAGACCGGCCGGATCACGGTGACCGTGAAGGTATCCTTCACCGCCGGGTTGTCCAGCGAGATCACCGTGATGCGGGCGCTGCCTGGGGCTAGTTCCTTCAGCGCCCACCCATTCATGATCGAGACGATGGAGGAGGGCGCGGGGGTTGCGCCGGGATTGGTATAGGCCAGGGACCAGTTCTTATTGCTGGCGTTGGAGGGAAGCCAATTGAAGAGGGAGTAGGGATTGTACCAACTGGTATCCGTGGTTTTCATGCTGACGTCGCCGGCGATCACCTGGGTTACGGGCACCTGGACGGTCACCGCGAATGTGTCTGCCTTGCCGGAGCCGTCCAAAGCCCGGACGATCACCGAGGTCTTCCCGCCCGCCACCCCGTGGTAGGCGGTCCCGCTCGCGGCGATTTTCACCAAGGTCGTATCGTTCGATTTCAGCGAGAAGGACTTGTCGTTGGCGTCGGGAGGATCCCAGGTCAGGTTGCCCGCCACCGACTTGTCTCCCGCGCCTATGCGCAAGGTATCGTCCTTGGCGGATACCGAACGGACCTTGGCCACCACGGTCACCGTGCAAATCACCGCGGCCGAGGTATTGTCGGTGGGGGTCACGGTAAGAGGGGCTTTTCCCGACTTGAGCCCGCTGACCTTGTTCTCCGAGACGGAGATGACGCCCCCGGCTTGGGGCGCGCTGACGACATACCGCTTATCCGTCGCGTTGGTCGGATAGAAGGTGATGTTCGGTAGCACGGGCGCATCGCCCAGGATCACCTGGAAATTGGGTACGCTAATCCCATTGACCCGGACCGGCACCGCATTCACCGTAACCGGGAAAACCGTAGACGGGCCGCTATTGGGACGCAGCGTCACCGATGTCGCTCCCACTGATTTTCCATGCACCACCGGCACGCTTCCCGTCGTCAGGATGGAAGCGATATTGCTGTCCAGGGAAACCAAGGTATATCCGAGATCGGTCGCGTTGGCGGGGGTCCAACGGATGGCAGGAACTCCATTGGCGCCGACGTAAATGGAAAGCGTATCCACCGTGACCTGCTGAACGGGGACATAGGGCGCATACACGGCAACCTTGAAATCGGCCGTATGCCCGCCATCCGCCGACGTAAGGGTCAGGTTGGCGGTCCCCGCCTTGACTCCGCGTACCGACTCGCCCGTAATCGCGACCATGGCGGTATCGGGCGTAGAAAGCGAGAAGGAAAGATTTCCGGCATTGGGCGGGAACCAAGTGGGACTGACGCGGCGCGTTTCGCCCACCGGCAGGGAGAACGCGGCCACCCGGACCGAATCCACGTGCAAGCTGGAATCGGGCCGGCCTACGGTAACCTTAAAAGCCGCAGAGAACCCGCCGTCCTGGGTGGTCACCGTGAAATCGGCGGTGCCCATGCCTACGGGCGAGATCAAGCCCCCCGAAGGCACGGCCACCCCGGAGTCGCTGGTGGTAAGATCGTATTCGCGATCGGATGCATCCGAAGGCGACCAGGTAAGCAACGGCGGTTGCGGATCCCGGCCTAAGGGCAGATTCATATCCTGCGCGGATATGCCGGTAACGGGTATGGAACGCGCGGCCACCGTAACCGAGAACTCCGCGGTCAAGCGGCCATCGGCCGAGAGGGCCAGCATCTGGGCGACCCCGGGGAGCTTGGGGATGACTTGCAGGCTATCCGCGCTCAACTCCACCACCGAGGTCGTTTCCACCGTCGCCAACCGGTAGCCTTGATCGGCGATATCGGCCGGGGTCCACACGAGATGGGGAGCGGCGCCATTGCCGCCGCGGACCAGGAACATGGGATCGACGGAGAGGGCCAGGGCTTTCGCATGGTCGATCACCTTTACGGTAAAGGAAGCCGTGCGGCCGCCATCCCGGGCATACAGGACCATGCGGGTCGTGCCTACCGAGACGCCGCGCACCGACTGCCCCACGACGGAGGCCACCGCGGGTTGATCCGAGACCAGCGAATAATCCTTATAAGTGGCATCGGCCGGATACCAGGACGCATGCGGGACGGTATCCCGTCCCACCGCCACTTCGATGTCCGAAACCCCCACCGAATCAACGCGCTTGCCCTGCGAGGCAACCGTTGCGATGAACGAGGTACTCAAGAGCTTCAGGCCCGGAACCACCACGTCGATCTGCGCGCTACCCGCCGCCGCCGCCAACAACTTCCCATTCCTCACCCGCACTATCGACGAATCGGAACTCGATAACCCGTAACCCCGCAATGCCGCGTCGGCCGGGGACCACTCCAAATCGGGCGCCCGCGCCGAATCCCCCATCCATAGGAGCAGGTTCCGGGCCGCCAGGGCATAGCGGTCGGCGGGAATGGCTCCCAGGATTTTGGCGTTCTCGAGGCATTGCTTGGGCGGCAGCTTGCAATCCGGCAGATATTTCTCGACGCTATCGGCGATCCCGTTCCCATCGGCATCGCGGGTCCAATCGTCGCCGGCATAGTCGGGGGATCCCGGCAGATACGGGCTTTCGTATTGCCGATCCAAACGGCACGCGAACAATGCCAACAGCACCGCCGGCGCCGTCCACGCCGCCCGCGTCCATCCCATCGCTTTCCTCGTTCGCTCCGCCATTTTCTTTCCCCGCCCCGTCCGCTTGCGAACGGCCCGCCGCCTCAGAACGAAAGCACTACCAATCCACCCGCGCCCGCCACCCCGACGCCTCCCAGGATCGCCCACGTGAAGGCGCTCCGATCGCTGCCCTTGACCCGCGCCTGCCACGATTCCACCGCCTCGCGCGAGCGGGCATCCTGGAAGCGCGCGTAGGCATGGTCGGCATCCTTGTTCGCCGAGTACGAGAGATAGCCGCAAACCGCCCCGAAGGCGAGGCTCGCCGCGGCCCCGGCCCAAGTCCAACGCTTCCGGCCCGGGCTAAGCGATCCCGCTTCTTCCGCTCCCGGCAATTGCAGCAGGCTGGAGAAAAAGCTTTCCTCGAATCGCAGCAGCTTGCGGAAATCCTGGGTGGATTGCGAGGGACGCTCCCGCACCTTCTGGCGCGCGACTACGTCGTAAAGGGCCAATCGCAATTGCATCCCGCCGTCCTTGGTCGCCAAAAGGCGCGAATAAACGAGATGGGAAATCCCCATCTTGATCCCGAGCTGGTTGATGGCCGAATCGTTAGGGATGAAGGCGGCCTTATCGACGCCCAGCGCGGTCAGCAGCTCGTCCTGCTCCTTCTTCCCCATGATGTCGTAGTTGCGGGAGGAATAGAGATGGGTAGCCACGCGTTCGGCCATCACCCGCGCGGGCGTCGACCCCGCCGCGCTCAGATCGAGGACGGTCATTTGGCCCAGCTTTTCCCGGCGCCCGGTCTTTACCTTGTCCGGTCCCAGCCAATCCGCCATTTGGGCCAACGCCGATTCCATGGCCGCCCCCGGGGCTCCCAATTGGCGTTTGCTCACCTCCCCGACCTTCGACCAGACGGTTTGCGAGGTGGGAACGTGGACCAGGTTCAAGGTATACGCGTACATGTCGTCGAGGCTGGTGAGGGACCAGAAAACCACGAACTCCGCCGACAGAACGTTACCCGCATCGAAAGCGCATTGGAACTCATGGCAAGGGACCCGGGCGTCCATGCCGTAATCTTTCATCTTCGTGATCATCGTATCGCGGGTAATCACCTTCCAGCCGGAGTTCCCCGCGAAGCCCCGCCGAAGGAAATCGCCCCAATCCGGATCGGCCTTCATGATGTGCAGGTCGATCGGATCGAGCACCGCCAACACCCGCTTTTCAGGTTCGCCCGCCCGATTCGCCGCCTCCGAAAAGGCGCCGCAAGGGGACGCGGATAAGCAATGGAGTAACATCCCCATGCCGATGCCGGAGACGGCGGACCTTCGCATATTGGGGATTTTAAGGGAGGATCAGCGGTCTTTCAAGAACTCCCTCTCCCGCCGCCCTCTGGGTTCGGCGCCGATGTGGGTTCTTTGAAGCCGGATCCGCGGAATCAAAACGGGTGAACGCCCCGAATCGACCGCATTAAAAAGGGCCGGACGAGGGGCCGGCCCGAAACGGAAGGATGAGTAAGGTCCCGATAGACGGAGCTACGGGGACCGCGGTCGCTGATCGGCCATGTCGGCCGGAAAAGCTTACCAGCGATTGCGTTGGCCGCCGCCGCCGCCGCCGCCACCGCCATAGCCGCCGCCGTTGCCGCGGGGTCCGCCGTTGCCACGGGGGCCGCCACCGCCACCACCGCCGAAACCGCCGCCGCCGCCGGCTCCACCGGGTACGCGGGGACGCGCTTCATTAACGGAGATGGGACGACCCTGGAGGGGGACGCCGTTCATTCCCTGGATGGCTTTGAGGGCTTCGTTGTTGTCGGCCATTTCCACGAAAGCGAATCCGCGCGGATTCCCGGTTTCCCGGTCGATGATGATCTTAGCGGAAGTGACGCGCCCGAACTGGCCGAAGGCCTGCGTAAGCTCGTCCTGGGTTACGCTGAAAGCGAGGTTTCCAACGTAAATATTCATATGTCTCCTTGGAATCGAATAATCGAATGGATTGGGTTGGGATGATGGAACGAAGGAGTATCAGGGTCCTCGGAGACTCATTGTGCAGCAGTCAAGCGGGGGATTGGATAACACCATCTTTTCCTCGAGCCTCCCCGCGGAAGCCAATTAAGGCTCGGCAGGGTACACTCGTCCTCATAAAATACACATGTCCCGGCGGTCTTGCAAGAGTAAAATCGCTCTCCCATCCTTTTTCGCGGAGCCCTGCCCGCAGGCGGCAGCCGATGCCCAGGTTCACCACTCAGATTCCGGTCAAAGCTATTATTCCCCAACTTGATCCGGAGCTTCGATGACGCAGAAACGCGCCTTACCTTCCCGTCTCGTTTCCGCGCGCCCGCGCGAGAGCTTCGGGGAGGCCTACTATACCCGCTTCTATCGCGATCCCGCCACCCGGGTAAGGGGAAGCGGACTCCAGGCCCGCTTGGCGGGGTTCGTGTTCGGATACCTTTCCCACTTGGGGCTTCCCGTTCGCCGCGTACTGGATTTGGGATGCGGCCTGGGGCATTGGCGTACCTCGCTGGCCCAGAGGCATCCGCGCGCGACCTATACCGGCGTCGAGTTCAGCCCGTACCTGTGCGCCCGCTTCGGATGGGATGAAGGTTCGGCGGCCGATTACGTCGGTCGCGGCCAGTACGACCTCATCATCTGCCAAAGCGTGTTGCAATACCTTCCCGACGAAGGCGTAAGGGCGGCGGCGGCCAACATGTCGCGGCTCTGCCGCGGCGCGGTCTA
Encoded here:
- a CDS encoding RNA-binding protein, whose protein sequence is MNIYVGNLAFSVTQDELTQAFGQFGRVTSAKIIIDRETGNPRGFAFVEMADNNEALKAIQGMNGVPLQGRPISVNEARPRVPGGAGGGGGFGGGGGGGPRGNGGPRGNGGGYGGGGGGGGGQRNRW
- a CDS encoding class I SAM-dependent methyltransferase, whose amino-acid sequence is MTQKRALPSRLVSARPRESFGEAYYTRFYRDPATRVRGSGLQARLAGFVFGYLSHLGLPVRRVLDLGCGLGHWRTSLAQRHPRATYTGVEFSPYLCARFGWDEGSAADYVGRGQYDLIICQSVLQYLPDEGVRAAAANMSRLCRGAVYLEIITAEDWREHVDQRVTDGKVHLRPAQWYHKALGKHFRSAGGGLFLPKDSPAVLYELEKGRI